A stretch of the Chlorobiota bacterium genome encodes the following:
- a CDS encoding OmpA family protein, producing MKLSHNYFLVIPFFLLLIITVSAQNNFVVDSNLVKKLSSINTKDRENNPIVSSDGKIMFFNSTRKGTRAWATFDSLNNRFDEDIYFTRRLSTNNSVEEWSDPVNLGSKINTKSDEGVVSVSPDCKKIYFTSVKRGWLLDGGPFYYAQLRDTQLTNFKGLGGGITMFFRNNTKLNEKGDEDIHSKRFRLYGASISADGKDFYFATTAGTKSGFHEIFVSHFKNREWTYPQTLGSPINDSDYGNYAPFIAADGHTLFFSSNRPDGYGGDDIYVSINKDGYWQKPVNIGSPINTPTNESFISMTASGENIYICSTRDSSEDIYTTPLSSILPPQYVVMLRGTVLDSISENPLGARILAEETQTGDALFNTSSDGKNGTYSAVLESGKRYTFTVIAPGYKLFSIGYQVPKNTTYRELMYNFKLTPISTTTSLENFNPTNEESDVNDPRSKDENIEGEDDENEPTSKQIQLKGIITDKKSNKPLKGVVTLIDTETGDTLNIKKATQNGAYKINIDQGIDYTIHISEPKHYPVSIPYKVPETIYRRIVTSDFQLDKIEDVSPSLVENLRNSKVESDKNPKKNRTKEILERNDSTKNKTLDLRKLNGTITDIGTGVPLSSNIYLNESKSGNQAASTNSLTDGLYEIKLIPGIKYDIVVRAEGYSPETKSLIIPKSSSKQEFTYNFSLSKLNEINSKNNSLSTFVNKVIEPSENKIDNNMEALYTNKNQQQNDLEEYVTTKPIMSFGGKDLEVNPLFINLNAPFNYGTATVNPILYPQLDSLISMMKNDESMRIQIGGHTDNVGSSSYNKYLSQLRADAVKIYLIEKGQFQNYRIKSKGFGLDQPIDTNESDQGRTNNRRVEIKLLKNKLIKKFKLTSK from the coding sequence ATGAAATTATCACATAATTATTTTCTAGTAATTCCCTTTTTTCTATTATTAATTATTACTGTTTCAGCTCAGAATAATTTTGTTGTTGATTCAAATTTAGTTAAAAAATTATCATCTATTAATACAAAAGATAGAGAAAACAATCCAATTGTTTCATCTGATGGAAAAATTATGTTTTTTAATTCAACCCGAAAAGGAACTAGAGCTTGGGCAACATTTGATAGCTTAAACAATAGATTTGATGAAGATATCTATTTTACTCGTAGGTTATCAACTAACAATTCCGTAGAAGAGTGGAGTGATCCTGTCAACTTAGGTTCTAAAATTAATACTAAGTCAGATGAAGGAGTTGTATCTGTTTCTCCAGATTGTAAAAAAATTTATTTTACTTCTGTAAAAAGAGGTTGGCTTTTGGATGGAGGTCCATTTTATTATGCACAATTAAGAGATACCCAACTAACTAATTTCAAAGGTTTAGGCGGAGGAATAACCATGTTTTTCAGGAACAACACTAAGTTAAATGAAAAAGGAGATGAAGATATTCATTCAAAAAGATTTAGATTATACGGTGCTTCAATCAGTGCGGATGGTAAAGATTTTTATTTTGCAACTACTGCTGGTACTAAGTCCGGGTTTCATGAAATTTTTGTATCCCACTTTAAAAATAGAGAGTGGACATATCCTCAAACTTTAGGTAGTCCTATCAATGATTCTGATTATGGAAATTATGCTCCATTTATTGCTGCTGATGGACATACTTTGTTTTTTTCTTCAAACAGACCAGATGGCTATGGTGGTGATGATATTTATGTTTCTATCAATAAGGATGGATATTGGCAAAAGCCTGTTAATATTGGTTCACCTATTAATACCCCTACAAACGAATCTTTTATTTCTATGACAGCCTCTGGAGAAAATATCTATATATGCTCAACTAGGGATAGTAGTGAAGACATTTATACAACTCCATTATCTTCAATACTTCCCCCTCAATACGTTGTAATGTTAAGAGGTACTGTTTTAGATAGTATCTCAGAAAATCCATTAGGAGCAAGAATTTTAGCAGAAGAAACTCAAACTGGGGATGCTTTATTTAACACTTCTAGTGATGGAAAAAATGGGACATATTCTGCTGTTTTAGAATCTGGCAAAAGATATACATTTACTGTTATTGCACCTGGATATAAACTTTTTTCTATTGGCTATCAGGTACCAAAAAATACTACATATAGAGAGTTAATGTATAACTTTAAGTTAACTCCAATAAGCACAACTACATCACTTGAAAATTTCAACCCAACCAATGAAGAGAGTGATGTTAATGACCCTAGATCTAAAGATGAAAACATTGAAGGAGAAGATGATGAAAATGAGCCTACATCAAAACAGATTCAATTAAAAGGAATTATTACCGATAAGAAATCAAATAAACCTTTAAAAGGGGTAGTTACATTAATTGATACAGAAACAGGTGATACTTTAAATATAAAAAAAGCAACTCAAAATGGTGCTTATAAAATTAATATAGATCAAGGTATAGACTATACAATTCATATTAGTGAACCAAAACATTACCCAGTTAGTATTCCATATAAAGTACCTGAGACTATATATAGAAGAATAGTTACATCAGATTTCCAATTAGATAAAATTGAGGATGTTTCACCTTCACTAGTTGAGAATTTAAGAAATTCAAAAGTAGAATCTGATAAGAATCCTAAAAAAAATAGAACTAAAGAGATTCTGGAAAGAAATGATTCAACTAAAAATAAAACTTTAGATTTAAGAAAATTGAATGGCACAATAACGGATATAGGAACAGGTGTTCCTTTATCCTCAAATATTTATTTAAATGAATCTAAGTCAGGAAATCAAGCAGCAAGTACTAATTCACTTACTGATGGATTGTATGAAATAAAATTAATTCCAGGAATTAAGTATGATATTGTTGTCAGGGCTGAAGGTTATTCTCCAGAAACAAAATCATTAATTATACCAAAATCAAGTTCTAAACAAGAATTTACGTACAACTTTTCATTAAGTAAATTAAATGAGATTAATTCTAAAAATAATTCATTATCTACATTTGTAAATAAAGTTATAGAACCAAGTGAAAACAAAATTGATAATAATATGGAAGCTTTATATACTAACAAAAATCAACAACAAAATGATTTAGAAGAATATGTTACTACTAAACCAATTATGTCATTTGGTGGAAAAGATCTAGAAGTAAATCCATTATTTATTAACTTGAATGCTCCATTTAATTATGGAACAGCAACTGTTAATCCTATACTTTATCCACAACTTGATAGCTTGATTAGTATGATGAAAAATGACGAGAGTATGAGAATTCAAATTGGAGGACATACCGATAATGTAGGTTCATCAAGTTATAACAAGTATTTGTCTCAATTACGAGCAGATGCTGTTAAAATTTATTTAATAGAAAAAGGTCAATTTCAAAATTATAGAATTAAATCAAAGGGTTTTGGATTAGACCAACCAATTGATACTAATGAAAGTGATCAAGGTAGAACAAACAACCGAAGAGTAGAAATTAAATTATTAAAAAATAAATTAATTAAAAAATTCAAATTAACTTCAAAATAA
- the bcp gene encoding thioredoxin-dependent thiol peroxidase codes for MLKIGDKAPSFTALDQNETIHSLSDYLGKKIVIYFYPKDMTSGCTTESCDFRDNLSRVKSGGAFVFGISPDSVKSHKKFEEKESLNFPLLSDQDKQICKAYFVWKEKSLYGKKYFGVERTTYIIDENGIISKIFNKVTVSGHVEDVLINLTQM; via the coding sequence ATGTTAAAAATTGGTGATAAAGCTCCCTCGTTTACAGCTCTAGATCAAAACGAAACTATTCATTCTTTATCAGATTATTTAGGTAAAAAAATAGTAATCTATTTTTATCCAAAAGATATGACTAGTGGTTGTACAACTGAATCTTGTGACTTTAGAGACAATTTATCAAGAGTAAAATCTGGTGGAGCTTTTGTATTTGGTATTAGTCCAGATTCGGTCAAATCTCATAAAAAATTTGAAGAAAAAGAATCATTAAACTTCCCTCTTTTATCCGATCAAGATAAACAAATCTGTAAAGCATATTTTGTTTGGAAAGAAAAATCATTGTATGGTAAAAAATATTTTGGAGTTGAAAGAACTACTTATATAATTGATGAAAATGGAATAATTTCTAAAATATTTAATAAGGTTACTGTTTCTGGTCATGTTGAAGATGTATTAATAAATTTGACTCAAATGTAA
- a CDS encoding TatD family hydrolase, which translates to MIDTHSHIYSEHFDSDFDLMIQRAKNFGIEKIIVPATKPSEFHKIFNLINKNKIFIYGCLGIHPHHAHEINDTDLLNLESLSLNKNIVAIGEIGLDYHYDFCPKEIQKDVFRKQLRIAKKLNLPVVIHNRESDEDVIQILKEEKDDNLQIQLHCFSSKLDVLKEALNLGSYISFTGNITFKNSNLNEIVNFVPDDKIMIETDAPYMTPVPNRGKRNEPSNLVIIAQKLSEIKNRSLQEIILMTTKNARIFFNLTTFLFCFLMFNNLFSQTDTNKTSIIKTKGIIGFGPHFGTSTIIVGSETDANSITSYGGWVSIVPPTTWGVKWIQFDIAYTFFKNSKLADSSYSALLKIDSSVPKIIPPNTHQTIDFALRFIGNPSNRINFYATLGFTYFKNRFGVDEYFYTQRKDSTFNGFEDTGFGLCGGVGCSYNLDLDFGTFSPTAEYRASSIMTERQLKRRNGEFFLSQIRFGIYFYPKF; encoded by the coding sequence ATGATTGATACACATTCACATATTTATTCAGAACATTTTGATTCAGATTTTGATTTGATGATTCAAAGAGCAAAAAATTTTGGTATAGAAAAAATAATAGTTCCAGCGACAAAACCATCTGAGTTTCACAAGATTTTCAATTTAATAAATAAAAATAAAATTTTTATTTATGGATGTTTAGGAATTCACCCACATCATGCACATGAAATCAATGATACAGATTTATTAAATTTAGAAAGTTTATCATTAAATAAAAACATCGTAGCCATTGGAGAAATTGGACTAGATTATCATTATGACTTTTGTCCAAAAGAAATTCAAAAAGATGTATTCAGAAAACAATTGAGAATAGCAAAAAAATTAAATTTACCTGTTGTAATACATAATAGAGAAAGTGATGAAGATGTTATTCAGATTTTAAAAGAAGAAAAAGATGACAATTTACAAATTCAACTTCATTGTTTCTCTAGCAAGTTAGATGTTTTAAAAGAAGCTTTAAATTTAGGTTCTTATATTTCATTTACTGGAAATATAACTTTCAAAAATAGTAATTTGAATGAAATTGTTAATTTTGTACCAGATGATAAAATTATGATTGAAACAGATGCTCCTTACATGACACCAGTACCAAATAGAGGTAAAAGGAATGAACCGAGTAATTTAGTAATTATAGCACAAAAATTATCAGAAATTAAGAACAGATCTTTACAAGAAATAATATTAATGACTACAAAAAACGCTAGAATTTTTTTTAATTTAACAACTTTTCTTTTTTGCTTTTTGATGTTTAATAATTTGTTTTCTCAAACAGATACAAATAAAACTTCAATAATAAAAACTAAAGGTATAATTGGTTTTGGACCACACTTTGGAACTTCAACAATTATTGTAGGGTCGGAAACAGATGCAAATTCTATAACAAGTTATGGAGGTTGGGTAAGTATCGTTCCACCAACAACATGGGGCGTTAAATGGATCCAATTTGATATTGCATATACTTTCTTTAAGAATTCAAAGCTTGCAGATTCTTCTTATTCAGCTTTGTTGAAAATAGATTCTTCAGTCCCAAAAATTATACCTCCAAACACTCATCAAACAATTGATTTTGCTTTAAGATTTATTGGTAATCCTTCAAACCGTATTAATTTTTATGCTACATTAGGATTTACTTACTTTAAAAATCGTTTTGGGGTTGATGAATACTTTTATACTCAACGAAAAGATTCAACTTTTAATGGTTTTGAAGATACGGGATTTGGACTTTGTGGCGGAGTTGGATGCTCATATAATCTTGATTTAGATTTTGGTACTTTTTCGCCAACAGCAGAATACAGAGCTTCTTCAATAATGACTGAACGTCAATTAAAACGAAGAAATGGAGAGTTCTTTCTAAGTCAAATTAGATTTGGTATTTATTTTTACCCAAAATTTTAA